A stretch of Onychomys torridus chromosome 2, mOncTor1.1, whole genome shotgun sequence DNA encodes these proteins:
- the Sfn gene encoding 14-3-3 protein sigma, with protein MERASLIQKAKLAEQAERYEDMAAFMKGAVEKGEELSCEERNLLSVAYKNVVGGQRAAWRVLSSIEQKSNEEGSEEKGPEVKEYREKVETELRGVCDTVLGLLDSHLIKEAGEAESRVFYLKMKGDYYRYLAEVATGDDKKRIIDSARSAYQEAMDISKKEMPPTNPIRLGLALNFSVFHYEIANSPEEAISLAKTTFDEAMADLHTLNEDSYKDSTLIMQLLRDNLTLWTADSAGEEGGEAPEEPQS; from the coding sequence ATGGAGAGAGCCAGTCTGATCCAGAAGGCCAAGTTGGCAGAGCAGGCAGAACGCTATGAGGACATGGCAGCCTTCATGAAGGGTGCCGTGGAAAAGGGTGAGGAACTCTCCTGTGAGGAGCGAAATCTGCTCTCCGTGGCCTATAAGAATGTGGTGGGCGGCCAGAGAGCGGCCTGGAGGGTCCTGTCCAGCATCGAACAGAAGAGCAACGAGGAGGGGTCAGAAGAGAAGGGCCCCGAGGTGAAAGAGTACCGGGAGAAGGTAGAGACCGAGCTCCGAGGTGTGTGCGACACCGTGCTGGGCCTGCTGGACTCCCACCTCATCAaggaggctggagaagcagagagccGCGTCTTCTACCTGAAGATGAAGGGTGATTATTACCGCTATCTGGCCGAGGTGGCCACTGGTGATGACAAGAAGCGCATCATCGATTCTGCCCGGTCGGCCTACCAAGAGGCCATGGACATCAGCAAGAAGGAGATGCCGCCCACCAACCCCATCCGCCTGGGCCTGGCCCTGAACTTTTCTGTCTTCCACTACGAGATAGCCAACAGCCCCGAGgaggccatctcactggccaagACCACCTTCGACGAGGCCATGGCTGATCTGCACACTCTCAACGAGGACTCCTACAAAGACAGCACCCTCATTatgcagctgctgagagacaacCTGACGCTGTGGACAGCCGACAGTGCTGGGGAAGAGGGTGGAGAGGCTCCAGAGGAGCCCCAGAGCTGA